In a single window of the Zonotrichia leucophrys gambelii isolate GWCS_2022_RI chromosome 2, RI_Zleu_2.0, whole genome shotgun sequence genome:
- the LOC135444131 gene encoding nascent polypeptide-associated complex subunit alpha, muscle-specific form-like isoform X2: protein MRIPPSHVPRTGGNPGWPAAIPVPRGGSTPRAGRRTRDSRGHAPAAASLPPPPARPSRIHGPIQRPRPRRAASPRASGAYSNPSPPARPPSPVLLSIAPSSSSLTTSTRAASGRPRPVCMSRLPNPLARASPSTSLLLLPKAPERAAFPPPASPYSGGRCSGSAAAAILNFRTPSLPPPPPLGGGGGRRGAGSEPRARGRERGGGSAPHPACEGGGGKGSGWESAGLDEVI, encoded by the exons ATGCGCATCCCTCCGTCCCACGTCCCCCGCACCGGCGGCAATCCCGGCTGGCCGGCGGCAATCCCGGTTCCCCGCGGCGGGAGCACCCCCAGGGCGGGAAGGCGCACGCGGGACTCCCGGGGACACGCGCCCGCCGCcgcttcccttccccctccccccgcgCGGCCCTCCCGAATCCACGGGCCGATCCAGCGCCCCAGGCCCCGCCGGGCCGCCTCGCCGCGGGCCAGCGGCGCCTACAGCAACCCCTCTCCCCCGGCGCGGCCGCCTTCCCCCGTCCTCCTCTCCATagccccttcctcctcctccctcaccaCTTCCACCCGGGCCGCTTCTGGTCGTCCCCGTCCCGTGTGTATGTCCCGCCTCCCCAATCCCCTCGCCCGCGCTTCTCCCtccacctcccttctcctcctgcccaaAGCTCCAGAGCGAGCAGCCTTCCCCCCTCCAGCCAGTCCTTACTCGGGCGGTCGCTGCTCGGGCTCGGCCGCGGCGGCCATTTTGAACTTCCGAACTCCttcgctgccgccgccgccgccgctgggAGGGGGCGGGGGGAGACGCGGGGCCGGAAGTGAACCCCGcgcgcggggccgggagcgcggCGGAGGCTCCGCCCCTCACCCCGCCTGTGAGGGCGGCGGCGGGAAGGGGTCCGGCTGGGAATCGGCGGGGTTGGATGAG GTGATTTGA
- the LOC135444131 gene encoding nascent polypeptide-associated complex subunit alpha, muscle-specific form-like isoform X1 → MRIPPSHVPRTGGNPGWPAAIPVPRGGSTPRAGRRTRDSRGHAPAAASLPPPPARPSRIHGPIQRPRPRRAASPRASGAYSNPSPPARPPSPVLLSIAPSSSSLTTSTRAASGRPRPVCMSRLPNPLARASPSTSLLLLPKAPERAAFPPPASPYSGGRCSGSAAAAILNFRTPSLPPPPPLGGGGGRRGAGSEPRARGRERGGGSAPHPACEGGGGKGSGWESAGLDEVLGGAFSP, encoded by the coding sequence ATGCGCATCCCTCCGTCCCACGTCCCCCGCACCGGCGGCAATCCCGGCTGGCCGGCGGCAATCCCGGTTCCCCGCGGCGGGAGCACCCCCAGGGCGGGAAGGCGCACGCGGGACTCCCGGGGACACGCGCCCGCCGCcgcttcccttccccctccccccgcgCGGCCCTCCCGAATCCACGGGCCGATCCAGCGCCCCAGGCCCCGCCGGGCCGCCTCGCCGCGGGCCAGCGGCGCCTACAGCAACCCCTCTCCCCCGGCGCGGCCGCCTTCCCCCGTCCTCCTCTCCATagccccttcctcctcctccctcaccaCTTCCACCCGGGCCGCTTCTGGTCGTCCCCGTCCCGTGTGTATGTCCCGCCTCCCCAATCCCCTCGCCCGCGCTTCTCCCtccacctcccttctcctcctgcccaaAGCTCCAGAGCGAGCAGCCTTCCCCCCTCCAGCCAGTCCTTACTCGGGCGGTCGCTGCTCGGGCTCGGCCGCGGCGGCCATTTTGAACTTCCGAACTCCttcgctgccgccgccgccgccgctgggAGGGGGCGGGGGGAGACGCGGGGCCGGAAGTGAACCCCGcgcgcggggccgggagcgcggCGGAGGCTCCGCCCCTCACCCCGCCTGTGAGGGCGGCGGCGGGAAGGGGTCCGGCTGGGAATCGGCGGGGTTGGATGAGGTATTGGGAGGGGCCTTTTCGCCGTGA